The proteins below come from a single Erythrobacter sp. SG61-1L genomic window:
- a CDS encoding terminase gpA endonuclease subunit, translating into MEALLSPASLQRQVKALAAGEFLKDPLDLLGEALELYQPPEQISTVDCAEKYRLLPGAEGGAVVRYDRWLTPYNVGPMHALDNPKCNVLVMPKPSRSGGTAIAENYLFKMIRLGPMGHVSWVLNSDEAVTDYCRNVVKPMFDLNPDLSARVGKERGENTDTFKRINGYPVEWLSAKDSTFRNRQPVFMEMDEPDAWAKKYAATPKTQMDGRQKLLGSRRKGAIMSHPDLGWASGVAACFEDSSRGIYVMRCAAKRCRKYAAAYATKFWDEIPEFKLTWNRNANLSNDARIDLAERSAHMLCPHCGAKLSDVQRRAMVDEALREGEKNGTFGWLHRGQTFDAVEGILGEMADTETHGFWVHGLLLKSVTVGKLAREYEAALIKFERTQDVSVLKEFLSKALGEIFEGAATTGGVSAKVLKDRVREAGYDRGTIPEGVRFVTAAVDTGGRYFDVMWLGWDLEARSWLIDRQTLRQRLHSDGIWRDINLAGNIDDWSVLLDMVVARRFPIEGRPDLALPVAVTCIDSGDGNVTWKAREFARRAMRKGYAWGGWSKVKLVKGFAGKRPILSDPRKVDKDENGKPVEPVTLEYNIGADRAKELTLERLAVRPGRDGAPKPGQCAFPRELEGFYIDQFFGETLIDGKWKRSGPNESLDLYGYNEAARLMLRPDNEKNIWTDEARLPVWARPVPLLPEGGDPKTTGGEVKAGGASAFALFDQALNQSEE; encoded by the coding sequence ATGGAGGCGCTGCTTAGCCCGGCAAGCCTGCAACGCCAGGTCAAGGCGCTTGCGGCCGGGGAATTCCTGAAAGACCCGCTCGATCTGCTGGGTGAAGCGCTGGAACTATACCAGCCACCGGAGCAGATCAGCACCGTCGATTGCGCAGAGAAATACCGCCTCCTGCCCGGCGCGGAGGGCGGCGCGGTGGTGCGGTATGACCGCTGGCTGACGCCCTACAATGTCGGGCCGATGCACGCGCTGGACAACCCCAAGTGCAACGTGCTGGTGATGCCGAAACCGTCTCGCAGCGGCGGGACGGCAATTGCTGAAAACTACCTGTTCAAGATGATCCGGCTCGGTCCCATGGGCCATGTGTCGTGGGTGTTGAACAGCGATGAGGCAGTGACGGATTACTGCCGCAATGTCGTGAAACCGATGTTCGACCTGAACCCGGACCTTTCCGCCCGCGTCGGCAAGGAACGGGGCGAGAATACCGACACGTTCAAGCGCATCAACGGCTATCCCGTCGAATGGCTCAGCGCCAAGGATTCGACGTTCCGAAACCGGCAGCCGGTGTTCATGGAAATGGACGAACCGGACGCCTGGGCCAAAAAATACGCCGCAACGCCGAAGACTCAGATGGATGGGCGCCAGAAGCTGCTGGGCAGCCGGCGCAAGGGCGCGATCATGTCGCACCCCGACCTTGGCTGGGCCAGTGGCGTAGCGGCCTGTTTCGAGGATTCGAGCCGGGGCATCTACGTGATGCGCTGCGCGGCGAAGCGGTGCCGGAAATATGCCGCGGCCTATGCCACGAAGTTCTGGGACGAGATCCCGGAATTCAAGCTGACATGGAACCGCAACGCGAACCTCTCCAATGACGCGAGGATCGATTTGGCGGAACGCAGTGCCCACATGCTCTGCCCCCATTGCGGGGCAAAACTGAGCGATGTGCAGCGCCGCGCCATGGTGGATGAGGCGCTGCGCGAGGGCGAGAAGAACGGCACCTTTGGCTGGCTGCACCGGGGCCAGACCTTCGACGCGGTCGAAGGCATTCTGGGCGAAATGGCCGACACCGAGACGCACGGCTTCTGGGTGCATGGCCTGCTGCTGAAATCGGTGACGGTGGGCAAGCTGGCCCGTGAGTACGAAGCCGCGCTGATCAAGTTCGAGCGGACGCAGGACGTGTCCGTACTCAAGGAATTCCTCAGCAAGGCGCTGGGGGAAATCTTCGAAGGCGCGGCCACTACGGGCGGCGTCTCGGCAAAGGTCCTCAAGGATCGTGTCAGGGAAGCCGGTTACGACCGGGGCACGATCCCGGAAGGCGTCCGCTTCGTAACCGCTGCGGTGGATACGGGCGGACGCTATTTCGACGTGATGTGGCTGGGCTGGGATCTCGAAGCCCGGTCATGGCTGATCGATCGCCAGACGCTGCGTCAGCGGCTCCACAGCGATGGAATCTGGCGTGACATCAATCTGGCCGGGAACATCGATGACTGGTCCGTCCTGCTCGACATGGTGGTTGCCCGGCGCTTCCCCATCGAAGGCAGACCGGACCTGGCCCTGCCCGTCGCGGTGACATGCATCGATAGCGGCGACGGCAACGTGACGTGGAAGGCCCGCGAATTTGCCCGTCGCGCCATGCGCAAGGGCTATGCCTGGGGCGGATGGTCCAAGGTAAAGCTGGTCAAGGGCTTCGCCGGCAAGCGCCCGATCCTGAGCGACCCGCGCAAGGTCGACAAGGACGAGAACGGCAAGCCGGTCGAACCGGTGACGCTGGAATACAATATCGGGGCCGACCGGGCCAAGGAACTGACGCTGGAACGCCTGGCTGTCAGGCCGGGCCGCGACGGCGCTCCGAAGCCGGGCCAATGCGCCTTCCCGCGCGAGCTGGAAGGTTTCTACATCGATCAGTTCTTCGGTGAGACGCTGATCGACGGGAAGTGGAAACGCAGCGGCCCGAACGAAAGCCTCGACCTCTATGGGTACAACGAGGCGGCCCGGCTGATGCTGCGGCCCGACAATGAGAAGAACATCTGGACCGATGAGGCCCGCCTGCCCGTCTGGGCGCGGCCTGTGCCCCTCCTGCCGGAAGGAGGTGATCCAAAGACCACCGGGGGCGAGGTCAAAGCAGGCGGGGCAAGCGCGTTTGCGCTGTTCGATCAGGCACTCAACCAGAGCGAGGAATAG
- a CDS encoding DUF1376 domain-containing protein, translating into MGQIKWYKRDPDAALNGMMELTLEERGAYNTVLDLIYTRDGNLPDDDHFIAGWCRVDLRVWKRIKKVLMERGKLYIRDGQIRNSKADVEVTNALSRVGSARDAGLSSARSKSRKSKPDDRKNSNLGSTGVATDASTTVSTNHNHNHIEDTNVSSPPISPTKKSRGKDWPEIPEWIPTEPWNGFIEMRKRFGKMPTARAAKMLIGKLDELRTSGCDPGAVLDQSTLKNWTDVYPLKDRNNGTGQSSRYDNRDGFEIALDNRIAARRAAGASEALE; encoded by the coding sequence ATGGGCCAGATCAAATGGTACAAACGCGACCCAGATGCAGCCCTCAACGGGATGATGGAACTCACCCTTGAGGAGCGCGGTGCCTACAACACCGTTCTGGATCTCATCTACACCCGCGACGGGAATTTGCCTGACGATGACCACTTCATTGCCGGGTGGTGCCGGGTCGATCTGCGCGTCTGGAAGCGGATAAAGAAGGTGCTGATGGAGCGCGGAAAGCTCTACATCCGCGACGGCCAGATCCGCAATTCGAAGGCAGATGTGGAGGTAACTAACGCCCTAAGTAGGGTCGGAAGTGCCAGAGACGCAGGACTTAGCAGTGCACGTAGCAAAAGCCGCAAGTCCAAGCCTGATGACAGAAAAAACAGTAACTTAGGTTCAACGGGCGTTGCGACGGATGCTTCAACGACCGTTTCAACTAACCACAACCACAACCACATAGAAGATACTAACGTATCTTCCCCCCCTATATCCCCCACGAAGAAATCTCGCGGGAAGGACTGGCCGGAGATCCCGGAGTGGATTCCGACTGAGCCGTGGAACGGGTTCATCGAGATGCGGAAGCGCTTCGGCAAGATGCCCACCGCTCGGGCAGCGAAGATGCTCATCGGGAAATTGGACGAACTGCGAACCTCGGGGTGCGACCCCGGCGCCGTGCTGGACCAATCGACCCTGAAAAACTGGACTGACGTTTACCCTCTCAAGGATCGGAACAATGGAACAGGCCAATCTTCCCGTTACGACAACCGAGACGGATTTGAGATCGCTCTCGACAACCGGATCGCTGCTCGACGCGCTGCGGGCGCTTCCGAAGCGCTTGAGTGA
- a CDS encoding HNH endonuclease signature motif containing protein, which yields MATFTGGEILTKPINQIDPALLRRLLRYEPETGKLYWLARTADSWPDAPPSKRQAWNSQFAGKETFRTCGSHGYQAGPIMGRTGFLAHRIAWAIVYGEWPTEIDHINGDRCDNRLENLRMVSRRTNTKNRRLLASNRSGAHGVYWARHAGKWRAEIKSETGRIHLGYFTSKIDAIAARRAAEREHGFHPNHGRAA from the coding sequence ATGGCGACATTCACCGGGGGCGAGATTTTGACCAAGCCTATAAACCAGATCGACCCAGCACTGCTTCGGCGTTTGCTCCGTTATGAACCGGAGACGGGAAAGCTGTATTGGTTGGCAAGGACTGCCGATAGCTGGCCGGATGCACCACCTTCCAAACGCCAGGCGTGGAACTCTCAGTTTGCTGGGAAGGAGACATTCCGAACTTGCGGCAGCCACGGTTATCAGGCGGGTCCGATAATGGGGCGCACAGGCTTCCTCGCGCATCGCATCGCTTGGGCAATCGTGTACGGAGAATGGCCAACAGAAATCGACCACATCAACGGCGACCGATGCGACAACCGCTTGGAAAATTTGCGGATGGTCTCGCGTCGAACCAACACGAAAAACCGCCGTCTCTTGGCCAGCAACCGCTCTGGCGCACACGGCGTCTATTGGGCTCGTCATGCGGGAAAGTGGCGAGCAGAGATTAAATCAGAAACTGGACGCATTCACCTTGGTTACTTCACCAGTAAGATCGACGCGATTGCAGCACGTCGAGCGGCTGAACGCGAGCATGGCTTTCATCCTAACCATGGGCGAGCGGCATGA
- a CDS encoding HNH endonuclease: protein MKANKVCSVDGCPTSHDAKGFCRKHYAAWRRYGDALHDKRTLGAPSAYMIESVLLNYSNDCIFWPFSKYGRGYGQITFGGRHWSVHRLVCEIKYGPPPTSSHVAAHSCGNGHLGCVNPKHVRWATPSENQADRLIHGTDARGEKADRSKLTENDVRAIWCLIGTTSLSKIAAQFGVTKAAIQQISEGKSWGWLTQTLKAKGE, encoded by the coding sequence ATGAAAGCAAACAAAGTCTGCTCTGTGGATGGTTGCCCCACCTCTCACGATGCGAAGGGCTTCTGCCGTAAGCATTATGCGGCGTGGAGGCGTTATGGAGACGCGCTTCACGATAAACGAACACTCGGCGCCCCATCGGCATACATGATTGAGAGTGTGCTGCTCAACTACTCCAATGACTGCATTTTTTGGCCGTTCTCAAAGTACGGGCGTGGCTACGGCCAGATTACCTTCGGAGGAAGGCACTGGAGCGTTCACAGACTGGTTTGCGAGATAAAATACGGTCCGCCTCCAACCTCATCGCACGTTGCAGCGCACTCCTGCGGAAATGGCCATCTTGGTTGCGTGAACCCAAAGCATGTTCGCTGGGCAACTCCATCGGAAAATCAAGCTGACCGCCTCATCCATGGAACAGATGCTCGTGGTGAAAAGGCTGATCGATCCAAGCTTACCGAGAACGATGTCAGAGCAATCTGGTGCCTCATCGGCACAACTTCACTGTCCAAAATTGCCGCGCAGTTTGGCGTGACCAAGGCTGCAATTCAGCAAATCTCAGAAGGAAAGTCGTGGGGTTGGCTCACGCAAACTTTGAAAGCGAAAGGAGAATAA
- a CDS encoding helix-turn-helix transcriptional regulator, translating into MKLPDNPGEAGRWCQKERDRRKMSAADLAARINGLALEAGDPFKLSQQNLSKFEQGNNKRMPPWTRFIIPALQAADGETSEDPHLHMGLVDASVEIQVLPTWAGMGMGGTGDDDPGLMSFSRDLIERELKASPQALLAMAVEGNSMEPEFFGGDVLLVDTRRRSLAQPGAFCLWDGDGHVIKYLEKVPGSDPPLIRVISRNSMYQAHERLADEISVIGRVVWFGRRIL; encoded by the coding sequence ATGAAACTTCCCGACAATCCAGGAGAAGCCGGTCGCTGGTGTCAGAAAGAGCGTGATCGTAGAAAGATGTCTGCTGCTGATCTGGCAGCTCGCATCAACGGCCTAGCGCTTGAGGCAGGAGATCCGTTCAAACTCTCTCAACAGAACCTCTCGAAGTTCGAGCAGGGCAACAACAAGCGCATGCCGCCGTGGACCCGATTCATCATACCGGCGCTGCAGGCAGCAGATGGAGAAACTAGCGAAGACCCTCACCTGCATATGGGTTTGGTGGACGCGAGCGTGGAAATTCAGGTTTTGCCAACGTGGGCAGGCATGGGAATGGGCGGAACAGGTGATGATGATCCCGGCCTAATGTCCTTCTCACGAGATTTGATTGAACGTGAGTTGAAGGCTTCCCCGCAAGCACTGCTCGCAATGGCTGTTGAGGGCAATTCGATGGAGCCTGAGTTCTTTGGCGGCGATGTGCTGCTGGTGGATACGCGGCGCCGATCACTCGCCCAGCCGGGAGCGTTTTGCCTGTGGGACGGAGATGGGCACGTAATCAAATATCTCGAAAAGGTGCCTGGGAGCGATCCTCCCCTGATTCGTGTAATCAGCCGCAATTCCATGTATCAGGCCCATGAAAGGTTGGCTGACGAGATCAGCGTTATCGGGCGGGTTGTATGGTTCGGCAGGCGGATTTTATGA
- a CDS encoding phage Gp37/Gp68 family protein — protein MADGTAIEWTDATWNPVTGCSVTSPGCTNCYAMKLAGTRLRNVASRAGLTRPSKAGPVWTGEVRFNEAELLKPLRWRRPRKIFVCAHGDLFHENVPDEWIDRVFAVMALCPQHTFQVLTKRSARMASYCDRITSATGAGAIADMMGSLGGSSGAQADFLMRQAENSCLPNVWLGVSVEDQARADERIPYLLDTPAAVRFLSMEPLLGAVDLANIEYHPGFFINCLTGEDVDGTWPCVHKVNWVIVGGESGRAARIMHTDWARSLRDQCAAAGVAFFLKQLGEYAPRRGPHGMEMQRVGKKSAGRLLDNVEHSEFPE, from the coding sequence GTGGCTGACGGAACCGCGATCGAATGGACCGATGCGACGTGGAACCCGGTCACGGGCTGTAGCGTCACATCCCCGGGCTGCACGAACTGCTACGCCATGAAACTGGCGGGAACGCGGCTGCGCAATGTCGCGAGCCGGGCGGGGCTGACACGGCCGAGCAAAGCCGGGCCGGTGTGGACCGGAGAGGTTCGCTTCAATGAGGCTGAATTGCTCAAGCCGCTGCGCTGGCGCCGGCCGCGCAAAATCTTCGTCTGCGCGCATGGCGATCTGTTTCACGAGAACGTGCCTGACGAATGGATCGACCGCGTTTTCGCGGTGATGGCTTTGTGCCCGCAGCACACGTTCCAGGTGCTCACGAAGCGCAGCGCGCGGATGGCAAGTTATTGTGACAGGATTACTTCTGCGACCGGAGCTGGTGCCATTGCTGATATGATGGGCTCGCTGGGCGGATCGTCAGGCGCGCAAGCAGATTTTCTCATGCGCCAAGCGGAGAATTCGTGCCTCCCTAACGTCTGGCTTGGCGTCTCGGTTGAGGATCAGGCGCGGGCAGATGAGCGCATTCCTTATTTGCTGGATACTCCTGCTGCGGTGAGGTTCCTTTCCATGGAACCACTGCTTGGGGCGGTAGATCTCGCGAATATTGAATATCACCCTGGGTTCTTCATCAATTGCCTGACCGGTGAAGACGTTGATGGCACATGGCCATGCGTACATAAGGTCAATTGGGTCATCGTCGGCGGCGAAAGCGGTCGCGCAGCCCGCATAATGCATACCGATTGGGCCAGGTCCCTACGCGATCAATGCGCTGCCGCTGGCGTGGCGTTCTTCCTGAAACAGCTTGGCGAATATGCACCCCGGCGTGGGCCGCACGGCATGGAAATGCAGCGCGTCGGCAAGAAGAGCGCCGGCCGCCTGCTGGACAACGTCGAGCACAGCGAGTTCCCGGAATGA
- a CDS encoding 3'-5' exonuclease → MFLVFDTETTGLPLWNEPSDDPRQPHVVDLACSLFDRSGVEIDSFDAIINPGIEIPADMAAIHGITTEIAQSEGIAPDMALTRFLSLIDEAEVVIGHNVSFYIRMMRIMAARVRGEKWDNPRPTFCTMHRSTSHCKIPSPRARHERDYKWPSLAETIRHFFGEEHANAHRARPDCDAAARIFFHFREKGLS, encoded by the coding sequence ATGTTTCTTGTATTCGACACTGAAACCACCGGGTTGCCGCTCTGGAACGAACCGAGCGATGATCCCCGTCAGCCACATGTCGTCGATCTGGCTTGCAGCCTGTTCGACCGCAGCGGCGTGGAAATCGACAGCTTCGATGCCATCATCAATCCTGGCATCGAGATCCCGGCTGACATGGCAGCGATCCATGGCATCACGACCGAGATTGCCCAGTCCGAAGGTATTGCCCCGGACATGGCCCTGACCCGGTTCCTGAGCCTGATCGATGAAGCCGAAGTCGTCATTGGTCACAACGTCAGCTTCTACATTCGGATGATGCGGATCATGGCGGCGCGTGTGCGCGGCGAAAAGTGGGATAATCCCCGCCCGACCTTCTGCACCATGCACCGCAGCACCAGCCACTGCAAAATCCCCAGCCCGCGCGCCCGGCATGAACGGGATTACAAATGGCCCTCGCTGGCAGAGACGATCCGCCACTTCTTTGGCGAGGAACACGCCAACGCTCACCGCGCTCGCCCGGATTGCGACGCAGCGGCCCGCATCTTCTTCCACTTCCGCGAGAAAGGACTTTCCTGA
- a CDS encoding recombinase RecT: MGNARSMAVATANREIEESQQRAIAARQAEQKPRNALEAMAVKLKISPQALQKTLRSTVFSACRSDEEFFALVVVANEYGLNPLLKEMYAFPAKGSGIVPMVSVDGWIRIMNEHPAFDGIEFDYHADEKGGIEAIEAIIYRKDRQHPVKVIEYLEECKRPTDPWKTAPRRMLRHRALMQGARVAFGFSGIFAEGDEEIEVGNVIDITPQAQTMPDRKTLGEELGDEIPNFDRNTGELVEDTQTDARGMTEVDEETARQADTGEWQEGRADEDMGEAHSDAEESPSDAKLRQIRESIAAAKNLAGLKHVDNEWVNARAVYDDDTAREVDAAIAAKWKELGQ; encoded by the coding sequence ATGGGAAACGCACGTTCCATGGCCGTAGCCACCGCCAACCGTGAAATCGAAGAGAGCCAGCAGCGCGCCATTGCGGCACGGCAGGCTGAGCAGAAGCCGCGCAATGCCCTTGAGGCGATGGCGGTTAAGCTGAAAATCTCTCCCCAGGCGCTGCAGAAGACCCTGCGCAGCACGGTATTTTCTGCCTGCCGGAGCGACGAGGAATTCTTCGCCCTTGTCGTGGTGGCTAATGAATACGGCCTCAATCCGCTGCTCAAGGAAATGTATGCCTTCCCGGCCAAGGGCAGCGGCATTGTGCCGATGGTTTCGGTCGATGGCTGGATCAGGATTATGAACGAGCATCCCGCATTTGACGGGATCGAGTTCGATTATCACGCCGACGAGAAGGGCGGCATCGAAGCGATCGAGGCGATCATCTATCGCAAGGATCGCCAGCACCCGGTCAAGGTCATCGAATATCTCGAAGAGTGCAAGCGCCCCACCGATCCATGGAAGACCGCACCGCGCCGCATGCTGCGCCATCGTGCGCTGATGCAGGGCGCGCGCGTCGCCTTCGGCTTCTCCGGCATCTTTGCCGAGGGTGACGAAGAAATCGAGGTCGGCAACGTCATCGACATCACTCCGCAGGCCCAGACCATGCCCGACCGTAAGACGCTGGGCGAGGAACTTGGCGATGAGATCCCGAACTTCGACCGCAACACCGGTGAACTGGTCGAGGACACGCAGACCGATGCGCGCGGCATGACCGAGGTTGACGAGGAAACCGCGCGCCAGGCCGATACCGGCGAATGGCAGGAAGGCCGCGCCGATGAGGACATGGGCGAGGCTCATTCCGATGCTGAGGAAAGCCCCTCCGATGCGAAACTGCGCCAGATCCGCGAGAGCATCGCGGCGGCAAAGAACCTCGCCGGCCTCAAGCACGTCGATAACGAGTGGGTGAATGCCCGCGCGGTCTATGACGACGACACGGCGCGCGAGGTCGATGCGGCCATTGCCGCCAAGTGGAAGGAGCTGGGCCAGTGA
- a CDS encoding DNA methyltransferase: MEEAITIGQATLYLGDAYAIRPTLGRMDVDVMDPPYRFNAVGAGKFRAARQATHMLIAEGMDKGFDHSIINPLLCGSCIVFFHPDQLLDLGDHLRGNFRRMVLCQWIKENPAPHRNKNYIFDSEPYFHAWNEGLHPVGAHEDMHRYVFAPVAPSKIYDHPTVKPDRVMAKIMANVNGQTICDPFMGTGSTGVAAIRAGKRFYGIEKNPKHFETACNRISAAVAEMEARAA; this comes from the coding sequence ATGGAAGAGGCCATCACCATCGGTCAGGCAACCCTCTATCTCGGTGACGCCTACGCCATCAGACCAACGCTGGGCCGCATGGACGTGGACGTGATGGACCCGCCATATCGCTTCAACGCGGTCGGGGCCGGGAAATTCCGGGCCGCACGTCAGGCAACGCACATGCTGATCGCGGAAGGCATGGACAAGGGCTTCGATCACAGCATCATCAATCCGCTGCTGTGCGGGTCTTGCATCGTGTTTTTCCATCCCGACCAGCTTCTGGATCTGGGCGACCACCTGCGCGGAAACTTCCGCCGAATGGTGCTGTGCCAATGGATCAAGGAAAACCCGGCTCCGCACCGGAACAAGAACTACATCTTCGACAGCGAGCCCTATTTCCATGCCTGGAATGAAGGCTTACACCCGGTTGGCGCCCATGAAGACATGCACCGCTATGTCTTTGCGCCGGTGGCGCCTTCGAAGATCTACGATCACCCGACCGTGAAGCCTGACCGCGTCATGGCGAAGATCATGGCGAACGTGAACGGCCAGACGATCTGCGACCCTTTCATGGGCACAGGCAGCACCGGCGTTGCAGCGATCCGGGCGGGCAAGCGCTTCTACGGCATCGAGAAGAACCCCAAGCACTTCGAGACAGCTTGCAACCGCATAAGTGCAGCAGTGGCTGAGATGGAGGCGAGGGCGGCATGA
- a CDS encoding tyrosine-type recombinase/integrase: MGKHLKSNAFLPPHVSRFKSQHGSERLRFRKKGLKGGYFVAPFGSKAFWAEYDAFLNPIEDAAPETPKQRAAPGTLNDLVNRYLAVPERLGPSDVTQAKIRAVIEDFRAGRGDRPVSLVTFEAIDKIVAKKMIKTGTGNKAKGGIHAARKLRKELIRLFDFAVKSGFCEKNPVRLSEKVKQPRGEKSTGFHSWTEAEIDRFRAHHKLGSRERLAMELLLWTDQRRSDVVKMGKAQIRDGRIPITQEKTGKVLWVAMAPQLLEAIVALPPEHTSPFCFLMTKRGKPFTKESFGNWFKKACIAAELPHCTAHGLRKATLRRMAELEMANKTMKSLSGQTRDETLAHYIESANQKRLADNAITALARWEMHSREGEKTDEYRFTAND; encoded by the coding sequence ATGGGCAAGCACTTGAAGTCGAACGCCTTCCTCCCCCCTCACGTCTCGCGGTTCAAGAGCCAGCACGGCTCCGAACGCTTGCGATTCCGCAAGAAGGGCCTCAAGGGCGGCTATTTCGTCGCACCGTTCGGCAGCAAGGCGTTCTGGGCCGAATACGATGCGTTCCTAAACCCTATCGAAGATGCGGCTCCGGAGACTCCGAAGCAACGCGCCGCACCGGGCACGCTCAATGACCTGGTCAATCGCTATCTCGCCGTGCCGGAAAGGCTTGGCCCATCCGATGTGACACAGGCGAAGATCCGCGCCGTGATCGAAGACTTCCGGGCGGGGCGGGGCGATAGGCCCGTGAGCCTCGTTACGTTCGAGGCGATCGACAAGATCGTTGCCAAGAAGATGATCAAGACTGGAACAGGCAATAAGGCCAAGGGCGGCATCCACGCCGCACGCAAACTCCGCAAGGAATTGATTCGCCTGTTCGATTTCGCGGTGAAGAGCGGTTTCTGCGAGAAGAACCCGGTGCGCCTCTCCGAAAAGGTCAAGCAGCCACGCGGTGAGAAGTCCACCGGCTTCCACTCATGGACCGAAGCGGAGATCGATCGATTCCGGGCGCATCACAAGCTGGGCAGCCGCGAACGTCTCGCCATGGAACTGCTTCTATGGACCGACCAGCGCCGCTCCGATGTCGTGAAGATGGGTAAGGCTCAGATCCGCGACGGGCGTATTCCGATCACGCAGGAAAAGACGGGTAAGGTTCTCTGGGTTGCGATGGCTCCGCAATTGCTCGAAGCGATCGTTGCTCTGCCGCCCGAGCATACGAGCCCGTTCTGCTTCCTGATGACGAAGCGCGGCAAGCCTTTCACGAAGGAAAGTTTCGGCAACTGGTTCAAGAAGGCCTGCATCGCTGCAGAGCTTCCACACTGCACCGCACATGGCCTGCGCAAGGCGACGTTGCGGCGCATGGCGGAACTTGAAATGGCCAACAAGACCATGAAGTCGCTGAGCGGGCAGACTCGTGACGAGACGTTGGCCCACTACATCGAAAGCGCGAACCAGAAGAGGCTGGCAGACAATGCCATAACCGCCCTGGCGCGGTGGGAAATGCACTCCCGAGAGGGAGAGAAAACGGATGAATATCGCTTCACTGCGAACGACTAG
- a CDS encoding NAD kinase — MSQGHAYSALAMVASDTPQAQEAARELAAAVDWVPMERAKAVVVLGGDGFMLQTLHQMIDGGRVLPAYGLNLGTVGFLMNRFRSGRKLVERINRSRAVAVDPLRMEAFTRSGEAQVHYAINEVSLLRETRQTAKIEVSVNEKVRIEELVCDGVLVATPAGSTAYNLSASGPILPLDSQLLALTPISPFRPRRWRGALLPDRSRISLRVLDPDKRPVAAVADQKEVRDIAEVHLEIARDKELTLLFDPGHSLDERIVAEQFIA, encoded by the coding sequence GTGAGCCAGGGACATGCCTACTCGGCACTTGCCATGGTGGCATCGGACACCCCGCAGGCTCAGGAAGCCGCGCGAGAGCTGGCCGCTGCCGTGGACTGGGTGCCGATGGAGCGAGCCAAGGCTGTGGTGGTTCTGGGTGGTGACGGCTTCATGCTGCAAACCCTGCACCAGATGATCGACGGGGGCCGCGTGCTGCCCGCCTATGGCCTCAATCTCGGGACGGTCGGCTTCCTGATGAACCGGTTCAGAAGCGGCAGGAAGCTGGTGGAGCGGATCAACCGCTCGCGCGCCGTGGCGGTCGATCCGCTGCGCATGGAGGCGTTCACCCGTTCCGGCGAAGCGCAGGTCCATTACGCCATCAACGAAGTCTCCCTGCTGCGTGAGACACGCCAGACGGCGAAGATCGAAGTGAGCGTGAACGAGAAGGTGCGGATCGAGGAACTGGTCTGCGACGGTGTACTGGTGGCCACGCCCGCCGGATCGACCGCTTATAATCTTTCCGCGAGCGGACCGATCCTGCCGCTCGATTCGCAACTTCTGGCTCTTACGCCGATCAGCCCCTTCCGGCCCCGCCGCTGGCGCGGCGCCTTGTTGCCCGATCGCAGCCGGATCAGCCTGCGCGTCCTGGACCCGGACAAGCGGCCCGTGGCAGCAGTGGCCGATCAGAAGGAAGTGCGCGACATTGCGGAGGTGCATCTTGAAATCGCGCGAGACAAGGAATTGACCCTGTTGTTCGACCCCGGCCACAGCCTGGACGAACGCATTGTCGCCGAACAATTTATCGCCTGA